The genomic DNA GGAATCCATCAGGTAATAGCGGGAAAAGCTGGAAAAAGCTTCTAGATCACAAGATCACGCTTCTAGCCTGGGTGAAACAAGCGGTTGGCTAATTGTGTCGTTTTCGCAATGCCGAAACATGCACGGAATCGACGAGAGAAGAACGGTGAGATGTGTACAGAGTAATGTACagagcaccttgatggcgatTGAAGGCTTTGGGAAACTTATAAAAGGACCAATGGCCCGGGAGCGGACtcgggagaggaagggaacAAAGATTCATGATCACAGCCGACTCGCTGTCTTGACTCGGGATATCTGAAGTTTTGAACTGGTTGAAAGCTTACCTCCTTATCACACCTTCTTATCATATCAATCTTATCAGTTGCCCGCCTACTTATACCTACGTTACTCAGTCAAGATGGATTTCCCACGCCCCCTTTCCATTCATGCTCCCTTCCCTTATCcgacaaacaccaccaagaccactCCCATCGTCACCATGGCCTCCATTCCCACACCTgcgccctctcctcccccatccaccaaggggacaaccaccaccaccaccaccaccacagcccaaGACACCCTCCAGCCATGGATCGAAACCCCCCTCATCTACTCGGCCCAAATGTCCCGCAACGCCGGGTGCAACATCTACCTCAAGCTAGAGAACGTCCAACCCTCTGGGTCATTCAAGTCCCGGTAtgtttcccccttcccccttaTCCCCCCTTGCCTGGTTCATATCgctaaccctcctccccagcggAATCGGCAACATGATGCTCGAAGCCTCCCaatccacccccaacaacaaaaacccacttcctctgctcctccgGCGGCAACGCCGGCCTGGCCTGCgcaaccacctccctctccctccccaacagcaccgccaccatcgtcgtccccctctccacctcccccttcatgGTCCAAAAGCTCAAAGACGCCGGCGCCCAGGTCGTACAGAAAGGTCAGTCCTGGATCGAAGCCGACACTTTTCTCCGCGAGGAACTTCTCGCCAAGGACACCCCCGGTGTGGAGAATGTTTACGTCCCCCCGTTTGATCACCCTGCCATCTGGCGCGGGGCTTCTACCCTGATTGATGAGGTGGTTAGGCAAATGCCAGAAGGCCAAAAAATGGATGCGGTGGTTTGTAatgttggagggggcgggttgGTGAACGGTGTCTGCGAGGGCGTTCACAAGCAtgggttggaggatggggtcaAGGTTGTGGCGCTTGAGACCGAGGGGGCGGATTCGTTGTTTCAGAGCACACTCAAGGGGGAGTTGGTCACGCTGGAGGGGATTACGAGTTTGGCGACGAGCTTGGGCGCTAGGACGGTCAGTGGAAGGACGTGGGAGTGGTATCAGCAGATGAAGGGGGGGTTTGTCTCAGGGGTCGTGACGGATAAGGAGGCTGCGGAGGCGTGTGTTAGGTTTTTGGATGAGGggcgggtgatggttgaGTTGAGCTGTGGGGCGACGCTGGCGGGGGTGTATAAGGAtcaggggaggtggttgagggagcaggttgggaagggggtgtcggatgaggagtggaaggggaagaacgtggttgttgttgtttgtggggGGAGTAACGTGAGTTGGGAAATTTTGGAGGGGTATAAGAAGACTTTTGGGTTTTGATTTGACACAAAATGACGGTAGTaatgggtttgggatgggaaaaaAATGActgggttttctttttgggtcTGTTTTACGAGAGCAAAATAATATAGCCGTTGAATTGAGAGTATCAtggcttgtttcttttgaGATATGAAGTGTGTGGAACTGGCGGTGCCTCACGCAGCCACTCGCTCACAAATTCGTTGATCTCCACAAAAAACTGTTTTTGCCGCTCACTCACTTGATCACCTTCTCACACAAGCCCTCAcaacacaccatcacctaTCACTttccaaccgccaaaatgaagcTAAATGAACACATAGGCAAGCTTTTCCCCTGCCCTCTCATTTTCTCACTGCTAACACCCACTGCCCAAAGCAatctccacccccaccctcctcctcgtcccctACGAAGCCCACCACGTCCCAACCTACCACCAATGGATGCAAGACCCGGTATATATACCCCCTCCTAGATACATCCCCTACATCCCCCATTCTTTATTaacccctccccgtcccgcCCCTGCCCTTTAGGAAATCCAActcgccaccgccagcgAACCTTTATCCCTAGAAGAAGAATACTCCAACCAACTCTCCTGGCGAACATCAACCGACAAACTCACCTTCATCATCTGCTCCCCCTtggccccctccctctcccctcccaacacgGTCCCTAATGACGCCgacaccccccccaaaatgcTCGGCGACGTCAACCTGTTTTTATACCCCTCCGAAGAAGAGTacacctcctcacccgcaCCAGCAATACCAAAAGAGGTGGTAGGGGAGGTGGACATCATGATCGCGGACGCGAAAAatagggggaaggggttgggggaacgggtggtgagggcttttgttggttgggtttgggaacataggggggaggtgatgagggagtATGTTGGTgacaaggttgaggagggacaggaaggggtggaggtgccCAGGTTGGGGATGCTGATGGTtaagattggggaggggaatgagAGCAGTATAAAGCTGTTTAGGGATAAGCTTGGGTGGGTGCAGGAGGGGGCGAGGAATtattttggggaggtgaagtTTGTGCTGAGGGATATCAAGGGGTGggtcgaggggggagggcagggggggagggtggtgagatatcagaaggggggggacggggaggcttgagaggggtggtgagagagagggtcagggggttggggagaaagTTTATGCTGGCAGCTGACTTTGTTTATACTTTTTGGCAACtggcatttttttttttggcgatATTGAAGCATGGAGTTTTCCCAGCTTTTGACAGCCTGTAACATTTGAGATGGAACACCCAAGGACATCACACGCTTGTATTCTCAGATGTTGTCTGAAGACGTCAAAGTGAAACCCACACAGCGCTCATCAGAAACTCTTTTCTTATGCAACAATAACTACCGTAGCAATGGTTTGTGTGTCAAAAGCTTGTTAT from Podospora pseudoanserina strain CBS 124.78 chromosome 2, whole genome shotgun sequence includes the following:
- a CDS encoding hypothetical protein (COG:G; EggNog:ENOG503P3Q7); translation: MKLNEHIAISTPTLLLVPYEAHHVPTYHQWMQDPEIQLATASEPLSLEEEYSNQLSWRTSTDKLTFIICSPLAPSLSPPNTVPNDADTPPKMLGDVNLFLYPSEEEYTSSPAPAIPKEVVGEVDIMIADAKNRGKGLGERVVRAFVGWVWEHRGEVMREYVGDKVEEGQEGVEVPRLGMLMVKIGEGNESSIKLFRDKLGWVQEGARNYFGEEGGGRGGLRGVVRERVRGLGRKFMLAADFVYTFWQLAFFFLAILKHGVFPAFDSL
- the CHA1 gene encoding catabolic L-serine/threonine dehydratase (COG:E; EggNog:ENOG503NZW4) is translated as MDFPRPLSIHAPFPYPTNTTKTTPIVTMASIPTPAPSPPPSTKGTTTTTTTTTAQDTLQPWIETPLIYSAQMSRNAGCNIYLKLENVQPSGSFKSRTATIVVPLSTSPFMVQKLKDAGAQVVQKGQSWIEADTFLREELLAKDTPGVENVYVPPFDHPAIWRGASTLIDEVVRQMPEGQKMDAVVCNVGGGGLVNGVCEGVHKHGLEDGVKVVALETEGADSLFQSTLKGELVTLEGITSLATSLGARTVSGRTWEWYQQMKGGFVSGVVTDKEAAEACVRFLDEGRVMVELSCGATLAGVYKDQGRWLREQVGKGVSDEEWKGKNVVVVVCGGSNVSWEILEGYKKTFGF